The following coding sequences are from one Ooceraea biroi isolate clonal line C1 chromosome 5, Obir_v5.4, whole genome shotgun sequence window:
- the LOC105285244 gene encoding elongation factor 1-beta', protein MCPWRLVAALRFLSGLTVGQRYRPIRLSNSEAAEYIASLKSGDQIERQSPFKSLREPGRIVVAGGVFALATHAALSSGDQTKGSPLLNRRTRDQPFTRRKHAFAMAVGDLKTAKGVEELNTYLADRSYIAGWQASQADVAVFEALGKAPSSSNAHVLRWYNHIKSYDLKSLPGEKKAPAIFSTSAPASSAAKANEDDDLDLFGSDEEEDAEAAKIREERLKAYAEKKSKKPAVIAKSSIVLDVKSWGDETDMKEMENAVRSVQMDGLVWGASKLVPVGYGINKLQIMCVIEDEKVSVDLLIEQIQEFEDLVQSVDIASFNKI, encoded by the exons atgtgcccgtggaggctggtggccgctctcaggtttctctctggttTAACAGTTGGACAACGTTACCGACCAATCCGATTGTCCAACTCAGAGGCTGCTGAATATATCGCTTCCTTGAAAAGCGGCGACCAAATCGAACGCCAGTCGCCGTTCAAGTCGCTACGCGAACCGGGTCGTATCGTAGTTGCCGGCGGTGTCTTCGCGCTCGCGACGCACGCAGCTCTCTCTTCCGGCGACCAGACGAAGGGTTCCCCGTTGCTGAATCGCAGAACTCGCGATCAACCATTTACTCGTCGAAAGCACGCTTTTGCCATGGCTGTTGGTGACTTGAAGACCGCCAAAGGCGTCGAAGAACTTAACACCTACCTCGCCGACCGCAGTTACATCGCAGG GTGGCAAGCAAGTCAGGCTGATGTCGCAGTATTCGAAGCTCTAGGAAAAGCACCATCCTCTTCGAATGCTCATGTACTCCGTTGGTACAACCACATAAAGTCATACGACCTTAAGTCACTCCCCGGAGAAAAGAAAGCTCCTGCCATTTTTAGTACTAGCGCTCCAGCTTCATCCGCAGCGAAGGCGAACGAAGATGACGATCTGGATTTATTCGGTTCGGACGAAGAAGAGGATGCGGAGGCTGCAAAAATCAGAGAGGAAAGGTTAAAGGCATACGCAGAGAAAAAATCGAAGAAACCTGCAGTCATCGCCAAGTCGAGTATCGTATTGGACGTAAAGAGCTGGGGCGATGAAACGGACATGAAAGAGATGGAGAATGCAGTGAGATCGGTCCAGATGGACGGCCTTGTCTGGGGTGCAT CGAAACTTGTTCCGGTGGGTTATGGCATAAACAAGTTACAAATAATGTGCGTGATAGAGGATGAGAAAGTGTCTGTGGACTTGTTGATCGAACAGATTCAAGAATTCGAGGACCTAGTTCAATCTGTAGAC
- the LOC105285245 gene encoding NADH-ubiquinone oxidoreductase 75 kDa subunit, mitochondrial, with protein MLRLPVVRATGLASGRFSAAGFHTTSSKSQQELVELFIDDKPVQVPPGTTVLQAAAKVGVEIPRFCYHERLAVAGNCRMCLVEIEKQVKPIAACAMPVMKGWRVKTNSDLTRRAREGVMEFLLVNHPLDCPICDQGGECDLQDQSMAFGSDRSRFVDINFSGKRAVEDKDIGPLIKTIMTRCIHCTRCIRFASEVAGIDDLGTTGRGNDMQVGTYVEKMFLSELSGNIIDLCPVGALTSKPYAFVARPWETRRTDSIDVHDAVGSNIVISHRTGEVLRILPRVNEEVNEEWLSDKARFSYDGLKRQRLITPMLKINGKLQAVDWEDALIAAATPLVNLPADSCAAIVGKLVDAEALIAMKDLVNKLGSEGLATEQCYPKDGSGIDLRSSYLLNNTIAAIEDADVVVLIGTNPRYEAPLVNTRLRKGYLHGEQTVALIGPDVDLTYEHEHLGESFDVITKLRNGSHPFCATLKAAKKPLVILGADQLARKDGAKILYETQALAKALGDNSKASQDWKILNILHTNASQVAALDIGYGSTVEEIKQQQPKVLFLLGADDANVKKEDFPNTFIIYIGSHGDAGATIADVVLAGAAYTEKVASYVNTEGRAQQTLAAITPPGLARPDWKIIRALSEVIGVPLPYDDVNEVQSRLEEVAPHLVRYGNVEPANFFTQALEIAKQQSGGSFLSDPVDIKQKTLDQFFMTDVISRASLTMAKCIQAVMKQRQNPV; from the exons ATGTTGCGATTACCGGTCGTACGGGCCACCGGCCTGGCAAGTGGGAGGTTCAGTGCTGCTGGTTTTCATACTACATCCAGCAAGTCGCAACAGGAATTGGTCGAGCTCTTCATTGATGATAAGCCTGTGCAAGTACCACCGGGAACAACGGTCTTGCAG GCTGCTGCAAAGGTGGGAGTTGAGATACCAAGATTCTGTTATCACGAGCGCCTTGCTGTAGCTGGTAATTGCAGGATGTGTCTTGTTGAAATAGAGAAACAAGTCAAG CCTATTGCTGCATGCGCTATGCCAGTGATGAAAGGCTGGAGGGTGAAAACCAACTCTGACTTGACACGGAGAGCGCGTGAGGGTGTTATGGAATTTTTATTGGTTAATCATCCATTGGATTGTCCAATCTGTGATCAGGGCGGGGAATGTGATTTACAAGATCAAAGCATGGCGTTTGGAAGCGATAGGAGCCGGTTCGTTGATATTAACTTCTCCGGGAAAAGGGCGGTAGAAGACAAAGATATCGGACCTTTAATCAAGACAATTATGACACGTTGCATACATTGCACAAGATGCATCCGATTTGCTTCGGAGGTAGCTGGTATCGACGACTTGGGAACTACAGGGCGTGGTAACGATATGCAG gtAGGAACATACGTCGAGAAAATGTTTCTGTCCGAACTGTCTGGCAATATCATCGATCTTTGCCCCGTGGGTGCACTAACAAGTAAACCGTATGCATTTGTCGCTCGTCCATGGGAGACGCGTCGTACCGACAGTATCGATGTTCACGACGCTGTTGGTAGCAACATCGTCATCTCCCATAGAACCGGTGAAGTTCTGAGAATACTACCGCGAGTGAACGAG GAAGTGAATGAGGAATGGCTCTCGGACAAAGCTCGCTTCTCATACGATGGACTAAAGAGACAGAGACTCATTACGccaatgttaaaaattaacgGAAAATTGCAAGCTGTGGATTGGGAAGATGCGCTTATCGCTG CTGCTACGCCATTGGTGAATTTACCGGCGGACAGTTGCGCTGCAATTGTTGGGAAATTAGTAGACGCGGAGGCTCTTATCGCCATGAAGGATCTAGTGAACAAATTGGGCAGCGAGGGGCTGGCTACGGAACAATGCTACCCGAAGGATGGTTCGGGCATCGATTTAAGAAGCAGCTACCTGTTGAACAATACCATCGCTGCGATTGAAGATGCGGACGTCGTAGTATTAATCGGTACAAATCCGCGATACGAAGCACCACTGGTAAACACGCGTCTCAGGAAGGGTTACCTGCACGGTGAACAGACAGTTGCTCTTATTGGCCCGGATGTAGATTTAACGTATGAACATGAG CATTTGGGAGAGTCTTTCGACGTGATAACGAAATTGCGGAACGGTTCGCACCCGTTCTGTGCGACTCTGAAAGCGGCTAAGAAACCACTCGTTATCCTAGGTGCCGATCAGCTTGCTCGGAAGGACGGAGCGAAGATTCTTTACGAAACGCAAGCGTTAGCGAAGGCTTTAGGAGATAACTCAAAA GCTTCCCAGGATTGGAAAATCTTAAACATATTGCACACGAATGCTTCTCAAGTTGCAGCCTTGGATATCGGCTATGGTTCCACCGTGGAGGAGATCAAGCAGCAACAACCCAAGGTTCTGTTCCTTTTGGGTGCTGACGACGCAAATGTCAAGAAGGAAGATTTCccaaatacatttattatttatatag GAAGCCATGGTGACGCTGGAGCGACCATTGCGGATGTCGTATTGGCTGGAGCAGCGTATACCGAGAAAGTCGCGAGCTACGTTAACACGGAAGGTCGAGCCCAACAGACACTTGCAGCGATCACACCACCTGGCTTAGCGCGTCCGGATTGGAAAATTATTCGCGCTCTTTCTgaa GTAATTGGTGTTCCTTTGCCATACGATGACGTGAACGAAGTGCAATCGAGGCTTGAAGAAGTTGCACCTCATCTGGTACGATACGGTAATGTTGAACCGGCTAACTTCTTCACACAAGCTTTGGAGATAGCTAAG CAACAATCTGGAGGATCATTTTTGTCAGACCCCGTGGATATCAAACAAAAAACGTTGGATCAATTCTTCATGACTGATGTAATATCACGAGCATCTCTAACCATGGCGAAGTGCATACAAGCAGTCATGAAACAACGACAAAATCCGGTGTAA
- the LOC105285246 gene encoding general vesicular transport factor p115, with translation MEYFKSGLKSVLGTAPAGTQPTGADTVEKLVDRLQSSTLLDDRRDACRALKALSRTYRVEVGVQGMDALRQVLEMDRTDCEIVGLALNTLCNITNPETFEEEEVDKHSPTNKIGEQFTEIFIKHPDSVGLTLTFLEEFDFRVRRPALQLLTHLLTNRSKDIQEIILISPMGVSKLMDLLSDSREVIRNDVLLLLIQLTKGNANIQKIVAFENAFDRIFDVIKQEGNADGGIVVEDCLLLMLNLLRGNVSNQNFFKEGSYIQKLTPMFQIPNEVDDNNLSSWSPQKVSNVHCMVQVVRALVAPSAPAQAVAACQRTMRACGLLQALCDILMASGVPADVLTETINTVAEVIRGNASNQEFLASVMAPSIPPRPAIVVLLMSMVNEKQPFILRCSVLYCFQCFLYKNEVGQTQLIQTLLPQGNEAPSLTTGQLLCGGLFSMDSLSNWFSAVALSHALIENISQKEQLLRVLLATNIGKPPVTLMQQCVMLLQQGNKTQCKLGLLILLCRWTSYCPLAVKSFLAIDSSVAYLTALLSSQENNDDLQEILLQSMCALLIGICVHFNDDSVPTYTKEKVCNLIENRIGLERFQDAIGGIGRHEIYSRTLKHPQPSAQNPSELLLDHEFCKLLKSLEGTIIKSVIDANNEHQNRNQLSMISLSDNTLVLQYKDLIREQDMQIQRLNQANDSLMKEKQELEAQVQELRSTVSHLRDQNLVLRAAQANIGNEKETIASSNNSDFEKELQTYKTMVADLEKRLAEHTHITQDYKENDSEKESELEHQLKSKTEELEKLKKDQEDLLELLTDQDNKIMLYKERLIELGDKVESDESSGELDTDDQPESSN, from the exons ATGGAGTATTTTAAAAGTGGCCTGAAATCGGTTTTGGGAACCGCTCCGGCTGGTACGCAGCCCACTGGTGCTGACACA GTGGAAAAATTAGTAGACAGATTGCAATCGTCTACCTTACTCGACGACAGAAGAGATGCTTGTCGCGCACTCAAGGCGCTGTCCCGCACATACCGTGTGGAAGTGGGTGTTCAAGGAATGGATGCGTTGAGGCAGGTACTGGAGATGGACAGGACAGATTGCGAGATAGTCGGTTTAGCCTTGAACACCCTCTGTAACATAACAAACCCAGAAACGTTTGAAGAGGAAG AGGTGGACAAACACAGTCCTACGAATAAAATAGGGGAACAgtttacagaaatatttattaagcatCCAGATAGCGTTGGATTGACACTAACATTTCTCGAGGAGTTTGATTTCCGTGTCAGGCGGCCAGCGCTGCAGCTGCTGACGCACTTGCTGACAAATAGATCTAAAGATATTCAAGAGATTATCTTGATCAGTCCTATGGGTGTTTCCAAACTGATGGATTTGCTCAGTGACAGTAGAGAAGTTATACGCAACGAT GTTTTATTGCTACTTATCCAACTAACAAAAGGCAATGCAAACATACAAAAGATAGTGGCGTTCGAAAATGCGTTTGACCGCATATTTGATGTCATCAAGCAAGAGGGTAATGCAGATGGCGGCATCGTCGTAGAAGATTGCCTCTTACTGATGTTAAATCTCCTCAGGGGAAATGTTAGCAACCAAAACTTCTTTAAGGAAG GTAGCTACATTCAAAAATTAACACCAATGTTCCAAATACCCAATGAAGTTGACGATAATAATCTTAGCAGCTGGAGTCCACAAAAAGTGTCTAACGTTCACTGTATGGTACAGGTTGTGCGAGCATTAGTAGCACCGAGCGCTCCTGCACag GCAGTTGCTGCTTGTCAACGAACTATGAGAGCATGTGGATTATTGCAAGCATTGTGCGATATACTAATGGCTAGTGGAGTGCCTGCAGATGTCCTAACAGAGACTATTAACACTGTAGCAGAAGTGATAAGAGGAAATGCTAGTAACCAAGAATTTTTGGCTAGTGTGATGGCACCAAGCATTCCACCGAG GCCGGCCATAGTTGTTTTACTGATGTCCATGGTAAACGAGAAGCAACCGTTTATTCTACGCTGCTCAGTATTATATTGCTTCCAATGCTTCCTGTACAAAAACGAAGTTGGACAAACGCAGTTAATTCAGACTTTATTGCCGCAAGGAAACGAGGCACCATCGTTGACTACAG GACAGTTGCTGTGCGGTGGACTGTTCTCTATGGATTCCCTATCGAATTGGTTCTCCGCCGTGGCGTTATCTCACGCCTTAATCGAGAACATAAGTCAGAAGGAGCAGCTGCTAAGAGTGCTCCTCGCAACCAATATCGGCAAGCCACCAGTAACGCTAATGCAACAGTGCGTCATGCTGCTGCAACAGGGGAACAAGACGCAATGTAAATTGGGCTTACTGATTCTTCTTTGCCGATGGACGTCGTATTGTCCACTCGCGGTAAAGTCATTCCTAGCTATCGACTCCTCAGTAGCGTATCTAACGGCCCTCCTGTCGTCGCAAGAGAATAACGATGATTTACAAGAGATCTTGTTGCAAAGCATGTGCGCCCTACTTATCGGCATTTGCGTTCACTTCAATGACGACAGCGTACCTACTTACACGAAG GAGAAAGTGTGCAATTTAATAGAGAACAGGATAGGTTTGGAAAGATTTCAAGACGCGATTGGTGGTATCGGCAGACACGAAATATATTCTCGGACGTTGAAACACCCACAGCCGTCAGCCCAAAACCCGTCGGAACTTTTACTGGATCatgaattttgcaaattacTGAAAAGTTTAGAAG gtactataataaaatcagtGATAGATGCTAATAACGAACATCAGAACAGAAATCAGTTATCTATGATAAGTTTATCTGATAATACACTGGTTTTACAATACAAGGATCTCATTAGAGAGCAGGATATGCAAATTCAAAGGTTAAATCAAGCTAATGATTCCCTcatgaaagaaaaacaagaacTTGag GCACAGGTACAAGAACTCCGATCGACCGTTAGCCACTTGCGAGACCAAAATTTAGTTCTTCGAGCTGCACAAGCAAATAtaggaaatgaaaaagaaactaTTGCTTCCAGCAATAATTCAGACTTTGAAAAGGAATTGCAAACGTACAAAACAATGGTCGCAGATTTAGAAAAACGTTTAGCGGAACATACGCACATAACGCAAGATTACAAGGAGAACGACAGTGAAAAGGAATCCGAGTTGGAGCATCAGTTGAAATCGAAGACGGAAGAGcttgaaaaattgaagaagGATCAAGAAGATCTTTTAGAACTCTTAACAGATcaagataataaaatcatgCTGTATAAGGAAAGATTAATTGAATTAGGCGACAag gTCGAATCTGATGAAAGTTCAGGTGAACTTGACACGGATGATCAACCAGAATCAAGTAATTGA
- the LOC105285247 gene encoding mitochondrial-processing peptidase subunit alpha — protein sequence MYNMFSKVPQRPLIVAIKKSSTQTEYFNVWSRCNFSSQRIPSDLKESQEKTVRSFPPLTESIPDLPRAVYSSAKEEHQTTQITVLSNGLKVASENRFGQFCTIGVLIDSGPRYEVAYPNGISHFLEKLAFGSTNTYENKDKIMLALEKHGGICDCQASRDTFVYAASAERRGLDIVTQVLGDIVLRPQITEEEVQNARQTVQFELESLHTRPEQEPILMDMIHAAGYRHNTLGLSKICPEENIEKIDRKSLHTYLKYHYVPSRMVVAGVGVEHDDLVQAVNKYFVEQKPIWEEQPDLILQNNANTVDRSIAQYTGGYILDECNVPIYAGPSGLPELSHVVVGLEGCSHQDPDFVAMCVLNMMMGGGGSFSAGGPGKGMYTRLYTNVLNRYHWLYSATAYNHAYADTGLFCIHASCTLSHVKDMVEVIVHEMVAMASAVSDSELGRAKKQLQSMLLMNLEQRPVVFEDIGRQVLATGSRKRPEFFIQAIDGISKDDINRVAGRLLKSRPCIAARGETKTVPSIADIQSGLLNAKGRLPGSRTRLSLFR from the exons ATGTACAATATGTTTTCGAAAGTGCCGCAAAGACCGTTAATCGTTGCGATCAAGAAAAG TTCTACGCAAAcggaatattttaatgtcTGGTCAAGATGTAACTTCTCCTCTCAAAGAATACCGTCCGATTTGAAAGAAAGTCAAGAGAAAACTGTAAGATCATTTCCACCATTGACGGAGTCTATTCCGGATCTGCCAAGGGCCGTTTATTCTTCTGCGAAAGAGGAACATCAAACAACACAAATTACAGTCTTGTCAAATGGTTTGAAAGTTGCATCAGAAAATCGATTTGGACAATTTTGTACCATAGGTG TTCTTATCGACTCGGGTCCACGATATGAAGTAGCATATCCCAATGGCATCTCTCATTTTCTGGAAAAATTAGCATTTGGT TCTACAAATACGTATGAGAACAAGGATAAGATAATGTTGGCACTAGAAAAACATGGTGGTATATGCGACTGCCAGGCGTCGCGTGACACTTTTGTCTATGCAGCGTCCGCAGAACGTCGTGGTTTGGATATAGTGACTCAAGTTTTAGGTGATATCGTTTTAAGGCCTCAAATTACAGAGGAAGAG GTGCAAAATGCCAGACAAACAGTACAATTTGAATTGGAATCTTTACATACCAGGCCAGAACAAGAACCTATATTAATGGATATGATTCATGCT GCTGGATATAGACATAACACATTAGGTCTATCAAAAATCTGTCCAgaagaaaatatcgaaaagatCGACAGAAAATCGTTGCACACGTACCTCAAGTATCATTATGTACCGAGTAGAATGGTAGTTGCTGGAGTTGGTGTGGAACATGATGACTTAGTTCAGGCtgttaataa ATACTTCGTGGAACAAAAACCTATCTGGGAAGAGCAACCTGATCTTATCCTGCAAAATAACGCAAATACTGTAGATAGGTCTATCGCGCAATATACCGGAGGATATATTCTG GATGAGTGCAATGTGCCGATTTATGCGGGACCTAGTGGCCTGCCGGAATTGTCACACGTTGTCGTAGGTTTAGAAGGCTGTTCTCATCAGGACCCAGATTTCGTTGCTATGTGTGTATTAAATATGATGATGGGAGGCGGCGGCAGTTTTAGTGCTGGCGGTCCTGGTAAAGGCATGTATACGCGATTGTACACCAATGTGTTAAACAG GTATCATTGGTTGTATAGTGCAACTGCATACAATCATGCTTACGCTGACACGGGTCTGTTCTGTATTCATGCCTCGTGTACACTATCTCACGTAAAAGATATGGTAGAAGTAATTGTGCACGAAATGGTCGCCATGGCAAGTGCAGTCTCAGATAGTGAATTAGGG AGAGCAAAGAAACAGTTGCAGTCGATGTTACTGATGAATCTGGAACAACGGCCCGTTGTGTTTGAAGATATTGGCAGACAAGTTCTAGCAACTGGTTCCAGGAAACGGCCAGAATTCTTCATACAAGCCATTG ATGGAATATCTAAGGATGACATTAACAGAGTAGCAGGACGTTTATTAAAATCGCGACCTTGTATAGCGGCACGCGGCGAAACAAAGACTGTACCCTCTATCGCGGACATCCAAAGTGGTTTGTTGAACGCGAAAGGTCGGTTACCAGGTTCTCGCACCAGATTATCGCTTTTTCGTTGA
- the LOC105285248 gene encoding LOW QUALITY PROTEIN: PMS1 protein homolog 1 (The sequence of the model RefSeq protein was modified relative to this genomic sequence to represent the inferred CDS: inserted 1 base in 1 codon; substituted 2 bases at 2 genomic stop codons), whose translation MPILALDVKTVKLITTTQIISSVNTVVKELIENSLDAGADNIEINLVCKXXRFYIYIVCDYDTICHVIFISHNLFLKKEISFVPLIXSSQTDNGTSLIEIKDNGWGISKEDAPYMGLPSYTSKILSFEDLDCLQTFGFRGEALSALCAVAEVIIITKTKDDITGSSYIMDNDGQIVKQEPCHRSTGTTVQVKNLFKQLPVRRQLITNMKRANQAIKLLEILIQSFGICKPNVRIQFRVNSNVIFTKPSLNNIKEAASHILGRKIICHMEWVEPDNTEFTLQLMLPSKKIKDLSEISHPDLHYIFVNNRPIKHKDLEKLVNSLILEYFEQESCRKKMIFLVYIILEPMDIDVNLEPNKDAILFKDQNKIFDNIDKNIRKFYGLKSANVAERVVGNVSIDTSACYEDFTLDMNEDIADTEPVCKKRKIHAEGKMIQKDAAEEKTITRDNDVTNKCGEFSQDKQENNNPIYDQQHRDALALTTHMQPPNLSDSDSNDDFPVATSFNAKMAEERETLSQLPIVDLGEDFDFTEEFGDENASTNGNENTLNEIQAKKQVSLEAWSKGHVAGLKGGTDIRSDIAIEKSSSNNLEDKINGTPESNKPHVDRKDLNFLKHVRSQVARENPTLTAAQTAKKITEFWKQLSSEERGYYRDVAHDEGKEQRAHKKAEERAEAGKIDAGKNKSRLLQLFEKMKNTKNEKNEKLNMRTIVPWIIDRAKIIKRSEFESEHMIGRLTRNLWVATICEQLWIVDSTGLIKGLKVTDIDADRGFVKVVKNKQYFKRYQVKFKRRREGKTDYYARKRLIVQDKNKYNTPKYRLIVRLSNKDITCQVAYSRIEGDKIVCAAYSHELPRYGVKVGLTNYASAYCTGLLLARRLLKKLGLDKLYVGITDVTGDEYNVEELDDGPGAFRCYLDTGLMRTTTGARVFGAMKGAVDGGLNIPHSTKRFPGYDNETKAFNADMHRQHIFGQHVANYMKTLEENDDEAFKRQFSQYISHGITANDIENIYKKAHETIRSDPEHKKVTREKEAVKKRWNRAKLSLSERKNRVAQKKASFLKTLEEAEV comes from the exons atgccGATTTTAGCTTTAGATGTAAAAACAGTGAAATTAATTACTACCACGCAAATAATATCGTCTGTTAATACCGTGGTTAAAGAATTGATTGAAAATTCACTTGATGCTGGTGCAGATAATATCGAAATTAACCTTGTATGTAAATGAtagagattttatatttatattgtatgtgATTATGATACAATATGTCATGTGATTTTTATatcacataatttatttttaaaaaaagaaatatcatttgTCCCTCTTA TTTCCTCTCAGACTGATAATGGCACATCCTTGATAGAAATAAAGGACAATGGTTGGGGTATATCTAAAGAGGATGCACCATACATGGGATTACCTTCTTACACATCTAAGATATTAAGTTTTGAAGATTTag ATTGCTTACAAACGTTTGGATTCAGAGGAGAAGCACTTAGCGCACTATGTGCAGTAGCagaagttattattataacaaaaacaaaagatGATATTACTGGGAGTTCATATATAATGGACAATGATGGACAAATCGTAAAGCAAGAACCTTGTCATAGAAGCACTG GGACTACTGTGCaagtaaagaatttatttaagcaACTGCCCGTAAGGAGACAATTGATTACTAATATGAAAAGAGCTAATCAAGCTATTAAATTACTGGAGATATTAATTCAGAGTTTTGGCATCTGCAAACCAAACGTAAGAATACAATTCCGAGTGAACAGCAATGTTATATTTACAAAACCAagcttaaataatattaaggaAGCTGCGAGTCATATACTtggtagaaaaattatttgtcacATGGAATGGGTTGAGCCCGATAATACAGAG TTCACTTTGCAATTAATGTTACCATCAAAGAAGATAAAGGATTTATCAGAAATTTCTCATCCAGacttgcattatatttttgtaaataatagaCCTATTAAACATAAGGATCTTGAAAAG ttaGTAAATAGTTTGATATTAGAATATTTTGAGCAAGAATCATGTAGAAAAAAGATGATATttcttgtatatattattttggaaCCAATGGATATTGATGTTAACTTGGAACCCAATAAGGATGCAATTCTTTTCAAAGATCAG aataaaatttttgataatatagataaaaatataagaaaattttatggGCTTAAATCTGCAAATGTGGCTGAACGTGTGGTTGGAAACGTATCTATCGACACATCTGCCTGTTACGAAGATTTTACACTCGATATGAACGAAGATATCGCCGATACAGAACCTGTAtgcaaaaaacgaaaaatacaCGCTGAAGGAAAAATGATTCAAAAAGATGCTGCCgaagaaaaaacaattactcGCGATAATGATGTCACAAATAAATGTGGAGAGTTTTCTCAAGACAAACAAGAGAATAATAATCCGATTTATGATCAACAGCATAGAGATGCACTGGCTCTAACAACCCATATGCAGCCACCAAATTTAAGTGACTCTGATTCAAATGATGACTTTCCTGTTGCCACTTCATTTAATGCTAAAAT GGCAGAAGAGCGTGAAACCTTGAGTCAATTACCTATAGTAGATCTCGGCGAGGATTTTGACTTCACAGAAGAATTTGGAGATGAAAATGCCTCAACAAATGGAAACGAGAATACTTTAAACGAGATCCAAGCAAAGAAACAAGTTTCGTTAGAGGCATGGAGTAAAGGGCACGTTGCCGGTCTTAAG GGTGGGACGGATATAAGATCTGATATTGCCATTGAGAAGTCATCAAGTAATAACTTGGAGGATAAAATTAATGGAACACCTGAATCAAATAAGCCACACGTTGACCGTAAAGATCTTAACTTTCTAAAACACGTTAGATCGCAAG TTGCAAGGGAAAATCCTACATTAACAGCAGCCCAGACTGCAAAGAAGATCACTGAATTTTGGAAGCAATTATCATCCGAAGAACGTGGTTATTATCGAGACGTTGCTCATGACGAAGGAAAGGAACAGCGAGCGCATAAAAAGGCGGAAGAAAGAGCAGAAGCTGGTAAAATAGACGCGGGAAAGAATAAAAGTAGACTTTTAcagttatttgaaaaaatgaaaaatacgaAGAACGAAAAAAATGAGAAGTTAAATATGAGGACGATAGTACCTTGGATTATTGACAGAGCTAAGATAATTAAAAG ATCAGAGTTTGAGAGCGAGCATATGATAGGTCGATTAACGAGAAATTTATGGGTTGCTACAATTTGCGAACAATTGTGGATCGTAGATAGCACTGGCCTGATCAAAGGTTTAAAAGTTACCGATATCGATGCAGATAGG GGTTTCGTTAAAGTAGTCAAGAATAAGCAGTACTTTAAGCGGTATCAAGTTAAATTCAAGAGGCGTCGCGAAGGAAAGACCGATTACTACGCTCGCAAGAGACTAATTGTTCAAGACAAGAACAAGTACAACACACCTAAGTACAGGTTGATTGTACGTCTGTCTAATAAAGACATTACGTGTCAG GTTGCCTACTCGAGAATCGAGGGAGATAAAATTGTGTGCGCTGCTTACAGCCACGAACTTCCCCGATACGGAGTTAAAGTGGGCCTCACCAATTATGCATCCGCTTACTGCACTGGTCTGCTTTTGGCCAGAAGG CTCCTTAAGAAATTAGGGTTGGACAAATTATACGTGGGTATCACGGATGTAACCGGTGACGAGTACAACGTTGAGGAACTGGACGATGGCCCAGGCGCCTTCAGATGTTACCTGGACACGGGATTGATGCGCACCACAACTGGCGCCCGAGTCTTTGGCGCCATGAAAGGCGCGGTTGACGGTGGCCTCAATATCCCTCATAG TACCAAGAGATTCCCCGGCTACGACAACGAGACAAAAGCGTTCAATGCAGATATGCACAGGCAGCACATATTCGGGCAGCATGTTGCCAACTACATGAAGACTTTGGAAGAAAATGATGATGAAGCCTTCAAGAGACAGTTCTCGCAGTACATCAGTCACGGCATAACCGCGAACGAT ATCGAGAACATCTACAAGAAAGCTCACGAGACAATCCGGTCGGATCCGGAACATAAGAAGGTCACGAGGGAGAAGGAGGCTGTCAAGAAGAGGTGGAACCGCGCGAAATTGTCGCTGTCTGAGAGAAAGAACCGCGTTGCCCAGAAGAAGGCCTCGTTCCTCAAAACTCTGGAGGAAGCAGAGGTGTAA